The following coding sequences are from one Culex quinquefasciatus strain JHB chromosome 1, VPISU_Cqui_1.0_pri_paternal, whole genome shotgun sequence window:
- the LOC6044781 gene encoding uncharacterized protein LOC6044781, with the protein MDQKRNASPNPDTNRKFTKTTAATSASSSGTQIPELPQLPTEIWTSIFDHLSANQLLTLRQVCHRWRNIINSNAPLLAKLTVTFPARLTICSTYQPANLPPAAKVHFKNVTITAIGRWWRPFGQDLTELKLSSYSEVDHASLLVMLKQTPNLKSFEMIESKLSGERPPGEVEFRLDKLEELVLCGIEDAAPVEVIRLLCGGLKRLRISWDWFTEEHPVSAQEMGEFLERLQDSLEELYVTCTEDTLVELMRLDRLKLRKLTLAGDEHTDDDKSKGLLIELCRKLPSLEYLKIKGIRTFDEQSHSLLCKMGQVLPNLNCLQINGMHVDLAFLHNFPKQLQTFKLSGDSRWDSGSAVEIQFNGDEHLNLKELQLKKIHIEDSCLQRYLPKMPHLRSLTIKWCTTNFWSDLLQPLKSLKLLTALSLHGINVNESADDWTGLERDDFAASLARLQLAQCEMPPKLLATVLAGCPGLRELRLQSMKLNDAADEEQVAHVVCRKLSKLSTLIIEGCELSNEEGVFLRENCKSLKELRITGCF; encoded by the exons ATGGATCAAAAACGTAACGCCAGTCCAAATCCGGACACAAACCGGAAGTTCACAAAGACAACAGCAGCGACATCTGCGTCATCCAGCGGAACTCAAATTCCAGAGCTTCCACAGCTGCCAACTGAAATCTGGACCAGCATTTTTGACCATTTATCCGCAAACCAACTGCTAACTCTACGCCAGGTTTGCCACCGCTGGAGAAACATCATCAACAGCAACGCTCCGCTGCTGGCCAAACTTACCGTCACGTTTCCGGCGCGACTCACAATCTGCTCCACCTACCAGCCCGCCAACCTTCCACCAGCCGCAAAGGTGCACTTCAAAAACGTGACCATAACCGCAATCGGCCGCTGGTGGAGGCCGTTTGGACAAGATCTAACCGAGCTCAAGCTGAGCAGCTACTCGGAAGTTGACCACGCGAGCTTGCTGGTGATGCTGAAACAGACACCGAATCTCAAAAGTTTCGAAATGATCGAGTCTAAGCTGAGCGGTGAGCGTCCTCCTGGAGAGGTAGAATTCCGTCTTGATAAGCTTGAAGAGCTGGTTCTCTGCGGCATCGAAGATGCAGCGCCGGTGGAAGTTATTCGGCTGCTCTGCGGCGGCTTGAAGCGCCTGAGAATCTCCTGGGATTGGTTCACGGAAGAGCATCCTGTTTCGGCGCAGGAGATGGGAGAATTTTTGGAGCGGTTACAGGATTCGTTGGAGGAGCTGTACGTGACTTGCACAGAAGATACTCTGGTTGAATTGATGAGACTTGATCGACTAAAGTTGCGGAAGCTTACACTGGCAGGAGATGAACATACGGATGACGATAAGAGCAAAGGTCTCCTTATTGAACTCTGTAGGAAGCTTCCATCCTTGGAATATCTCAAAATCAAAGGTATTCGGACGTTTGATGAACAAAGTCATTCG CTACTCTGCAAAATGGGACAAGTTCTTCCAAATTTGAACTGTTTACAAATCAATGGAATGCACGTGGACCTTGCCTTCCTGCACAACTTCCCCAAACAGTTACAAACTTTCAAGCTATCTGGTGATTCGAGGTGGGATTCGGGCAGCGCAGTAGAAATTCAATTCAACGGTGACGAACACTTGAACCTAAAAGAGCTGCAGCTGAAGAAAATCCACATCGAAGATTCCTGCTTACAGCGGTACCTTCCAAAAATGCCCCACCTGCGCTCGCTAACCATAAAATGGTGCACGACCAACTTCTGGTCGGACCTGCTCCAACCACTGAAGTCACTCAAACTGCTGACCGCACTATCGCTGCACGGAATCAACGTGAACGAGTCCGCCGACGACTGGACCGGCCTGGAGCGGGACGACTTTGCGGCGTCCCTGGCCCGTCTGCAGCTGGCTCAGTGCGAAATGCCGCCGAAGCTACTGGCCACGGTCCTGGCCGGGTGTCCAGGCCTGCGGGAGTTGCGCTTGCAGTCCATGAAGCTGAACGACGCGGCGGATGAAGAGCAAGTGGCTCACGTCGTCTGCCGGAAGCTGTCCAAGTTGAGCACGCTGATCATAGAGGGGTGTGAACTGTCAAACGAGGAAGGTGTTTTTTTGCGCGAAAATTGTAAATCGTTGAAGGAGTTGCGAATTACGGgctgtttttag
- the LOC6044780 gene encoding zinc finger protein 14 — protein sequence MPCCVPRCVPEATGAVRQLVRFPEDYRLRRRWKEVIKQATGIELVESACFEPSDDDPAPLELCIGHMAWPEATEQYQEPARFVDSSGAPLTLLGCRLCLRFVPAHETLATDGAQVGGLSLVASVQRLFGIRIRPDDFQRAICLKLELVQTVRNQYRVNEFVYETVRKASRIRLEVVGDEGELGGGERGRKRSGPDGGRGKLAKKKKVEEGLEIVAEEVDVEAMGDEFGEGLLEELGTHVGPMASVGKRRKEGTKGKTLKETSVVEEVVPVAAAEKPKDGEDEDEFKSDLFEELEMVDNLEESSLEDDHNDEVEIEPVPVAKKEKKPKKDGSARKKTSEETKPKDKVKLTLVLSTTCFICNGTFSSRGELEMHLSMEHISEDGYTCAECDDGERFVMVQTYNLHLSHHDHSIRRFKCSFCTMAFSVRNSRRLHENKKHGQSHKIRERNISESACDICGKTFAHQGNVLRHKKKEHEQFKGHKCKICERELTTRVSLLQHMLIHSDKRQCPYTCCHCEKRFRYISQLHKHKLKHHQAVMNDYLCFVCQSRFTSMEDYESHMRELHVHRESYEYSCRLCPEIPQTDQELESHITTAHASAKYPYFKCSSCPSKFHTKNQLFQHRKFDHGRFVCDRCGSCYSSKMGLQQHIDGKHLGKQWPRSKVAQTPCKCQECGLVCSNVANMRRHQKAVHQGEKPYECASCGVKFATKSSMQNHVRCAHTGEAPFSCKHCGERFKETSIYSRHQKKCGLEGQRSGDGE from the exons ATGCCCTGCTGCGTTCCCCGGTGTGTTCCGGAGGCGACAGGTGCCGTGCGCCAGCTGGTTCGCTTTCCGGAGGACTATCGCCTGCGAAGACGGTGGAAGGAGGTAATTAAGCAGGCCACCGGCATCGAACTAGTCGAGTCGGCCTGTTTCGAGCCGAGCGACGACGATCCGGCACCGCTCGAGCTTTGCATTGGCCACATGGCTTGGCCGGAGGCCACCGAACAGTACCAGGAACCGGCCCGCTTTGTGGACAG cTCCGGCGCACCCCTCACCCTGCTCGGCTGCCGGCTCTGTTTGCGGTTCGTTCCGGCGCACGAAACGCTCGCCACGGACGGGGCCCAGGTCGGCGGCCTCAGCCTGGTGGCGTCCGTCCAGCGGCTGTTCGGCATCCGCATCCGGCCGGACGACTTTCAGCGCGCCATATGCCTCAAGCTGGAGCTGGTGCAGACGGTGCGCAACCAGTACCGGGTCAACGAGTTTGTGTACGAGACGGTGCGGAAGGCGAGCCGGATCCGGCTGGAGGTGGTTGGCGACGAGGGTGAGTTGGGGGGCGGGGAGAGAGGACGGAAGCGGAGCGGACCGGATGGAGGAAGGGGGAAATTGGCGAAAAAGAAAAAGGTTGAGGAAGGGTTGGAGATTGTGGCGGAAGAGGTCGACGTGGAAGCGATGGGAGATGAGTTTGGGGAGGGGTTACTTGAGGAGTTGGGGACGCACGTTGGGCCGATGGCATCGGTGGGGAAGCGCAGGAAGGAGGGAACGAAGGGGAAGACGTTGAAGGAGACGTCAGTTGTGGAAGAGGTGGTTCCAGTTGCTGCAGCAGAGAAGCCGAAGGATGGTGAAGACGAGGACGAATTCAAGTCcgatttgtttgaagaattggAGATGGTCGATAATCTTGAAGAATCTTCACTGGAGGATGATCATAATGATGAAGTCGAAATTGAACCGGTTCCCGTAGCAAAGAAGGAAAAGAAGCCGAAGAAGGATGGATCTGCGAGGAAGAAAACTTCCGAAGAAACTAAGCCGAAGGATAAGGTGAAACTGACGCTGGTACTTTCGACGACCTGTTTCATTTGTAACGGTACATTTTCGAGCAGAGGTGAGTTGGAAATGCACCTTAGCATGGAACACATATCCGAGGACGGTTACACTTGCGCCGAGTGTGACGATGGGGAAAGATTCGTGATGGTTCAAACGTACAATCTGCATCTGAGTCATCACGATCATTCGATTCGCCGTTTCAAGTGTAGCTTTTGCACGATGGCTTTCAGCGTGCGAAACAGTCGGCGATTGCACGAAAACAAGAAGCATGGTCAAAGCCACAAAATACGCGAAAGGAATATCTCCGAGTCAGCGTGTGACATTTGCGGCAAGACTTTCGCTCACCAGGGCAACGTATTGCGCCACAAGAAGAAGGAACACGAGCAGTTCAAAGGTCACAAATGCAAGATTTGCGAAAGGGAGCTGACCACGCGAGTAAGTTTGCTGCAGCACATGCTGATCCACAGCGACAAGCGCCAGTGCCCCTACACCTGTTGCCACTGCGAAAAACGGTTCCGGTACATCTCCCAGCTCCACAAGCACAAACTCAAAcatcaccaagccgtgatgaaCGATTATCTGTGCTTTGTATGCCAGTCACGTTTCACCAGCATGGAAGACTACGAGAGCCACATGCGAGAGTTGCACGTCCACCGTGAGTCCTACGAGTATTCGTGTCGTCTCTGTCCGGAAATCCCACAAACTGACCAGGAGCTCGAAAGCCACATCACCACAGCCCACGCCAGTGCAAAGTACCCCTACTTCAAGTGCAGCTCGTGTCCGAGCAAATTCCACACCAAAAACCAGCTCTTCCAGCACCGCAAGTTTGACCACGGTCGGTTCGTGTGTGACCGCTGCGGCAGCTGCTACTCGAGCAAGATGGGCCTGCAGCAGCACATTGACGGCAAACATCTGGGCAAGCAGTGGCCGCGCTCGAAGGTCGCCCAAACCCCGTGCAAGTGTCAGGAGTGCGGGCTGGTTTGCTCGAACGTTGCGAATATGCGCCGACACCAGAAGGCCGTCCATCAGGGCGAGAAGCCGTACGAGTGCGCCTCGTGCGGGGTCAAGTTTGCGACGAAGTCGTCTATGCAGAACCACGTGCGGTGCGCCCACACCGGGGAGGCGCCGTTTTCGTGCAAACATTGTGGTGAGCGCTTCAAGGAGACGTCGATCTACTCGAGGCACCAGAAGAAGTGCGGCTTGGAAGGGCAGAGAAGTGGCGATGGCGAGTGA